In Holophagales bacterium, one DNA window encodes the following:
- the ispE gene encoding 4-(cytidine 5'-diphospho)-2-C-methyl-D-erythritol kinase, with the protein MTSSTFRSYAKVNLHLQVVARRPDGHHELRTVFQSIDLHDRIGLEVSPAGVVRLEVVGAELSAGPENLVVRAMEAFRERWAPGLGVSARLEKRIPLGGGLGGGSSNAATTLLGLRWLVGAPATVEELWPVARSLGADVPFFLLGGTALGFGRGDELVPLVEPKRSTLWLALPPVQVATGRIFKSLGDLTEAPLAPSIGGLLRVPTPRRVELERLCGWNDLQETVFGLHPEIAEIGAILESAGASWVRLSGSGSTLVARFREAQVAAAAASRLPAGCRLLPVRTLARQSWRRQWAVPARDGRS; encoded by the coding sequence GTGACCAGCTCGACCTTCCGTAGCTACGCCAAGGTCAACCTTCACCTGCAGGTCGTGGCCCGTCGTCCCGACGGCCACCACGAGCTACGGACCGTCTTCCAGTCGATCGATCTCCATGACCGGATCGGGCTTGAAGTCTCGCCGGCGGGTGTCGTTCGCCTCGAGGTCGTCGGCGCCGAGCTTTCCGCCGGGCCGGAGAATCTCGTCGTTCGGGCGATGGAAGCGTTCCGTGAGCGCTGGGCGCCCGGTCTGGGCGTGAGTGCCCGGCTCGAAAAGCGGATCCCGCTCGGTGGGGGGCTCGGGGGAGGAAGCAGCAACGCCGCCACGACCCTGCTTGGCCTGCGGTGGCTTGTCGGAGCGCCGGCGACGGTCGAGGAGCTCTGGCCGGTCGCACGCTCGCTGGGTGCCGACGTGCCGTTCTTCCTCTTGGGCGGCACGGCCCTCGGTTTCGGCCGCGGCGACGAGCTCGTTCCCCTGGTCGAGCCGAAGCGATCGACCCTCTGGCTCGCCCTGCCTCCCGTGCAGGTCGCAACAGGGCGCATCTTCAAGAGCCTGGGAGATTTGACAGAGGCCCCGCTAGCGCCTAGCATTGGCGGCCTCCTGCGAGTGCCGACGCCGCGGCGTGTCGAGCTCGAGAGGCTCTGTGGCTGGAACGATTTGCAGGAGACCGTCTTCGGGCTGCATCCGGAGATCGCGGAAATCGGAGCGATCCTCGAAAGCGCTGGAGCCAGTTGGGTTCGGCTTTCCGGTAGCGGGTCGACGCTGGTGGCGCGTTTCCGGGAAGCCCAGGTGGCCGCAGCGGCTGCGAGCCGGCTTCCCGCGGGGTGCCGGCTGCTGCCGGTGCGGACGCTCGCCCGTCAGTCCTGGAGGCGCCAGTGGGCGGTTCCGGCGCGGGATGGCCGGAGCTGA
- the rpsF gene encoding 30S ribosomal protein S6 codes for MRTYELVFIADPRLSDEEVVTLTDEYKQLITQKGGTVQREESWGRRKLAYPINKLTEGRYVVLYIDVEAKNPVPEVELRLRQNDKILRYLTVRTDLDRKPESGATLSPAEPRGRFGGDERERGDRDRGERADRDRGLATEEEA; via the coding sequence ATGAGAACGTACGAGCTCGTCTTCATCGCCGACCCCAGGTTGTCGGACGAAGAAGTCGTCACCCTCACCGACGAGTACAAGCAGCTGATCACCCAGAAGGGTGGCACGGTCCAGCGCGAGGAGAGCTGGGGGCGGCGCAAGCTTGCCTACCCGATCAACAAGCTCACCGAAGGCCGCTATGTCGTGCTGTACATCGACGTCGAAGCGAAGAACCCGGTCCCCGAGGTCGAGCTTCGCTTGCGGCAGAACGACAAGATCCTGCGCTACCTGACGGTGCGCACCGATCTCGACCGCAAGCCGGAGTCCGGGGCCACGCTCTCTCCTGCCGAGCCGCGCGGTCGTTTCGGCGGCGACGAGCGGGAGCGTGGCGACCGTGACCGGGGCGAACGTGCCGACCGCGATCGTGGGTTGGCGACCGAGGAGGAGGCCTGA
- a CDS encoding aminoacyl-tRNA hydrolase, producing the protein MRLIVGLGNPGVEYRDSRHNLGFRVVEELAARRRVAVDQPFCSSLTARFDEVVVAAPQTFMNRSGLAVRCLAEHEAPEPGGILVVYDDVALPLGRLRLREQGGPGGHRGLASILEHLRTDLVPRLRLGIGAAPEGSDLAEWVLSSFLPEETAAVRAMVERAADACDAWLREPFSDVASRFNAAATGPSVDDTAEA; encoded by the coding sequence TTGCGCCTCATCGTCGGGCTCGGGAATCCGGGCGTGGAGTACCGCGACTCGCGGCACAACCTCGGGTTCCGCGTCGTCGAGGAGCTGGCCGCACGGCGCCGAGTGGCCGTCGATCAGCCCTTCTGTAGCTCCTTGACCGCCCGATTCGACGAGGTCGTTGTCGCCGCGCCGCAGACCTTCATGAATCGCAGCGGACTCGCGGTCCGCTGCCTCGCCGAGCACGAGGCGCCCGAACCCGGCGGGATTCTGGTGGTCTACGACGATGTCGCGCTTCCGCTCGGCAGGCTGAGGCTGCGGGAGCAGGGGGGACCGGGAGGGCACCGCGGGTTGGCGTCGATCCTGGAGCACCTGCGCACCGACCTCGTGCCGCGCCTGCGGCTGGGAATCGGGGCCGCTCCGGAAGGCAGCGACCTTGCCGAGTGGGTTCTGTCGAGCTTCCTGCCGGAGGAGACGGCGGCGGTTCGGGCGATGGTCGAGCGCGCGGCCGACGCCTGCGACGCTTGGCTCCGGGAGCCGTTCTCGGACGTCGCGTCACGCTTCAACGCAGCAGCAACCGGGCCTTCGGTTGACGACACAGCCGAGGCCTGA
- a CDS encoding ribose-phosphate pyrophosphokinase — MRGASIKIFGGRAHPDLVREICEYLGVSPGNSTAFNFSDGETFCQIDENVRGADVFIVQPTCRPVNETLIELLIMIDAFKRSSASRITAVLPYYGYARQDKKDRPRVPITAKLVADLISRAGADRVLTLDLHASQIQGFFDVPVDHLFAAPVLLEAIRDLNIPDLIIVSPDAGGVERARAIAKRLGVGLAIVDKRRVAPNEAEVMHIIGDVDGHGALIVDDIIDTAGTLTKTVEALCARGARRVLAAGVHGVLSGPALKRIEESPLEQVLITNTIPVEDKLARCGKLRVHTVAPLLGEAIRRIHENSSVSSLFV, encoded by the coding sequence ATGCGCGGTGCGTCGATCAAGATCTTCGGCGGGAGGGCACACCCCGATCTCGTGCGCGAGATCTGCGAGTACCTTGGCGTCTCGCCGGGCAATTCGACGGCGTTCAACTTCTCGGACGGCGAGACGTTCTGCCAGATCGACGAGAACGTGCGCGGCGCCGACGTGTTCATCGTCCAGCCGACCTGTCGGCCGGTCAACGAGACGCTGATCGAGCTGTTGATCATGATCGACGCCTTCAAGCGCTCCTCGGCGTCGCGGATCACCGCCGTGCTCCCGTACTACGGCTACGCCCGCCAGGACAAGAAGGACCGCCCTCGCGTGCCGATCACCGCCAAGCTGGTGGCGGACCTGATCTCGCGGGCGGGGGCCGATCGCGTCCTCACGCTCGACCTCCACGCGTCGCAGATCCAGGGGTTCTTCGACGTTCCGGTGGATCACCTCTTCGCCGCTCCGGTGCTGCTCGAGGCCATTCGCGATCTCAACATCCCCGACCTGATCATCGTCTCTCCCGACGCCGGCGGCGTCGAGCGAGCCCGGGCCATCGCCAAGCGGCTTGGAGTGGGCCTGGCGATCGTCGACAAGCGGCGGGTCGCGCCGAACGAGGCCGAGGTGATGCACATCATCGGTGACGTCGACGGCCACGGTGCCCTGATCGTCGACGACATCATCGACACGGCGGGCACCCTGACCAAGACGGTCGAGGCGCTTTGCGCCCGGGGCGCGCGACGCGTGCTCGCCGCGGGTGTGCACGGGGTTCTCTCCGGTCCCGCCCTCAAGCGGATCGAGGAGTCTCCGCTCGAGCAAGTGCTCATCACCAACACGATTCCGGTCGAGGACAAGCTGGCTCGCTGCGGCAAGCTGCGGGTCCACACGGTGGCGCCGCTGCTGGGCGAAGCGATCCGCCGCATCCACGAGAACAGCTCCGTCAGCTCGCTGTTCGTGTAG
- a CDS encoding PBP1A family penicillin-binding protein, giving the protein MPPGPNAPRAIPTLRPHSLRRRLIPFVVAVLLGVAVGVSVGAMIHMPKVESLIDFRPSLVTRLLDRDGKPFASYARERRELLGDAEVPPLIQKAVVASEDSEFFRHGGIDAFGALRSVLVNLQRGRRAQGASTITMQLAKMLYLTPEKSWRRKVEQVLLAVDLEKNLSKQQVLALYCNLAFLGHGNYGMEAAARYYFGKPASELSLPQAATLAGMVQRPSAFSPYRNPAGVTTRRNYVLGRMLAEGFVTREEHDRAVAEPLAVQDHRARSELGAYFAEDVRQQLEAKYGTERLYQEGLQVRTTLDSTIQRATEESLRSGLLRVDHRKGWRGPLRRGQPLGMDLTADGDFVDRNPSPETWLPGIVQGLSGDVAQVRLPGEETVLTRRGVAWTGKARPSEVLRIGDLAWFRWSTPEEGKKGEPLYLVLEQEPILEGAAIVLESATGAVRAMVGGWDFQRNKFNRVTQAQRQVGSAFKPFVYGAALESGFSPADTLFDAPAAFAGADGLLSYSPRNYYRRYYGIITLRRALELSVNVSAVKLMDMVGVQRVVDFARRAGLRSALPPYPSLALGSADLLPIELAAAYASVANQGIYLEPYFIDRVSNPDGLTLQEHQTRARKVTEPEVAYVLTHMLEGVVDRGTAGSCADLPLDLAGKTGTTNDYTDAWFVGFTPRYTILSWVGYDQKRTIGRKMTGAEAALPIWRLIVERGLADGWLHSGEQFSRPPGVVMQSVEYWTGLLPGPGAEKLIDEAFLPGTVPTRSYQPRWQAILALPWAQQRPFYQPRTRESMPEQVTDWSAIQQAWENEDGD; this is encoded by the coding sequence GTGCCCCCCGGCCCCAATGCCCCTCGCGCGATCCCGACGCTGCGCCCCCATTCGCTCCGCCGCCGGCTGATTCCCTTCGTCGTCGCCGTCCTGCTCGGTGTCGCGGTGGGCGTCAGCGTCGGTGCCATGATCCACATGCCGAAGGTCGAGTCGCTGATCGACTTCCGGCCGAGCCTCGTGACGCGCCTGCTGGATCGCGACGGCAAGCCGTTCGCCTCCTATGCCCGGGAACGACGTGAGCTCCTCGGGGATGCCGAGGTTCCTCCCCTGATCCAGAAGGCCGTCGTCGCCTCCGAGGACTCGGAGTTCTTCCGCCATGGTGGCATCGACGCCTTCGGCGCGCTCCGATCCGTGTTGGTGAACTTGCAGCGTGGTCGCCGCGCCCAGGGCGCTTCGACCATCACCATGCAACTCGCCAAGATGCTCTACCTCACACCCGAGAAGAGCTGGCGACGCAAGGTCGAGCAGGTCCTCCTCGCGGTCGACCTCGAGAAGAACCTCTCGAAACAGCAGGTTCTCGCGCTCTACTGCAACCTCGCCTTCCTCGGCCACGGCAACTATGGGATGGAAGCGGCTGCACGCTACTACTTCGGCAAACCGGCGAGCGAGCTCTCCCTGCCGCAGGCGGCCACCCTCGCCGGCATGGTCCAGCGGCCGAGCGCCTTCAGCCCGTACCGGAATCCCGCCGGAGTGACCACTCGCCGCAACTACGTCCTCGGTCGGATGTTGGCGGAAGGATTCGTCACTCGCGAGGAGCACGATCGGGCAGTGGCAGAGCCCCTCGCGGTGCAAGACCACCGGGCGAGGTCCGAGCTGGGTGCCTATTTCGCCGAGGACGTGCGACAGCAGCTCGAAGCCAAGTACGGCACGGAACGCCTATACCAGGAGGGCCTGCAAGTCCGCACGACGCTCGATTCGACGATCCAGCGGGCCACCGAAGAGTCCTTGCGGAGCGGGCTCCTGCGCGTCGATCACCGGAAGGGCTGGCGGGGTCCCCTGCGGCGTGGTCAGCCGCTCGGCATGGACCTCACGGCCGATGGCGACTTCGTCGATCGCAATCCCTCTCCGGAGACTTGGCTCCCCGGCATCGTCCAGGGCCTTTCGGGAGATGTCGCGCAGGTTCGCCTTCCGGGCGAGGAGACGGTCCTCACGCGCCGCGGTGTCGCCTGGACCGGCAAGGCTCGCCCGTCGGAAGTGCTGCGCATCGGCGACCTCGCCTGGTTCCGCTGGTCGACTCCGGAGGAAGGGAAGAAGGGAGAGCCCCTCTACCTCGTGCTCGAGCAGGAACCGATCCTCGAGGGGGCGGCGATCGTTCTCGAATCGGCGACCGGAGCGGTTCGCGCCATGGTCGGCGGCTGGGATTTCCAGCGCAACAAGTTCAACCGGGTGACTCAGGCACAACGGCAGGTCGGATCGGCCTTCAAGCCCTTCGTCTACGGCGCCGCCCTCGAGTCCGGCTTCTCCCCGGCCGACACGCTCTTCGACGCGCCGGCGGCCTTCGCCGGTGCCGACGGTCTGCTGAGCTACAGCCCGCGCAACTACTACCGCAGATACTACGGCATCATCACGCTGCGCCGGGCGCTCGAGCTGTCGGTGAACGTCTCCGCGGTGAAGTTGATGGACATGGTCGGTGTCCAGCGGGTCGTCGACTTCGCACGGCGCGCCGGGCTGCGATCTGCCTTGCCGCCCTATCCGAGCCTGGCTCTGGGGTCCGCCGACCTGCTGCCGATCGAGCTCGCCGCCGCCTACGCTTCGGTGGCGAACCAGGGGATCTATCTCGAGCCCTACTTCATCGACCGGGTCTCCAACCCCGACGGACTGACCCTGCAGGAGCATCAGACGCGGGCAAGAAAGGTGACCGAGCCCGAAGTCGCCTACGTGCTGACGCACATGCTCGAGGGAGTCGTCGATCGCGGTACCGCCGGAAGCTGTGCCGATCTGCCGCTGGATCTCGCCGGAAAGACCGGGACGACGAACGACTACACCGACGCCTGGTTCGTGGGGTTCACCCCGCGCTACACCATCCTCTCCTGGGTGGGCTACGACCAGAAGCGGACGATCGGGCGGAAGATGACCGGCGCCGAGGCTGCCCTGCCGATCTGGCGTTTGATCGTCGAGCGGGGGCTTGCCGACGGTTGGTTGCACTCGGGCGAGCAGTTCTCGCGTCCGCCCGGCGTCGTCATGCAATCGGTCGAGTACTGGACCGGGTTGCTCCCGGGACCTGGAGCCGAGAAGCTCATCGACGAAGCCTTCCTCCCGGGAACCGTGCCGACTCGCTCGTACCAGCCCCGCTGGCAGGCCATCCTCGCGCTGCCTTGGGCTCAGCAGCGTCCCTTCTATCAGCCGCGGACGCGCGAGTCGATGCCCGAGCAGGTCACCGACTGGTCGGCGATCCAGCAAGCCTGGGAGAACGAGGACGGCGACTGA
- a CDS encoding 30S ribosomal protein S18 yields the protein MAQPTGRGGPRGARGAKPAGKKRVFFRRRKVCKFCAEHLDYIDYKDTKQVQQFILERAKILPRRISGTCARHQRMVQQAIKRARHLALVPFTTD from the coding sequence ATGGCGCAACCGACCGGTAGAGGCGGTCCGAGAGGGGCCCGCGGGGCCAAGCCGGCTGGCAAGAAGCGCGTCTTCTTCCGCCGTCGCAAGGTCTGCAAGTTCTGCGCGGAGCACCTTGACTACATCGACTACAAGGACACCAAGCAGGTGCAGCAGTTCATCCTGGAGCGCGCCAAGATCCTGCCACGGCGCATCTCCGGCACCTGCGCTCGCCATCAGCGCATGGTCCAGCAGGCGATCAAGCGGGCCCGGCACTTGGCACTGGTGCCGTTCACCACGGACTGA
- the uvrB gene encoding excinuclease ABC subunit UvrB translates to MTSFQLEAPFVPQGDQPQAIEQLVARLLAGEREQVLLGVTGSGKTFTVAKVIERVDRPTLVLSHNKTLAAQLYQEFRAFFPHNAVEYFVSYYDYYQPEAYVPQSDTYIEKEVNINEEIDRLRLRATKSLFERRDVLIVASVSCIYGLGSPEAFFGMLLMLEQGKSLDLDEALRRLAEMQYERTSLDLFHGGFRLRGDTLEILPAYDDRAIRVEFFGDEIERLAIFDPLRGDVLESPDRVALYPKTHYVTPKDRMEKAIARIRSELAERLDRLEQEGKLLERQRLEQRTRFDLEMLKEVGYCHGIENYARHLAGRQAGEPPPTLLDYFPDDFLLVIDESHQTVPQVRGMYHGDRSRKTTLVDFGFRLPSALDNRPLTFEEFDRRVGQRLYVSATPAPFELERAGGVVVEQLIRPTGLLDPAIEVRPARGQVDDLIGQLRQTLAAKERALVTTLTKKMSEELTQYLLEIGIKVRYLHSDVETLERVQIITSLRRGECDVLVGINLLREGLDLPEVSLVAILDADKEGFLRSETALVQTAGRAARNLNGRVIFYGDRITDSMARAIDETRRRRVRQQDYNTEHGIEPRTILKDIHNPLVAMANLDYHEVPGRSAGWVAEDESQPLAERIARLEKEMRAAAKRLEFEEAAMLRDRIRELRELQVFSG, encoded by the coding sequence GTGACGAGCTTCCAGCTCGAAGCCCCCTTCGTACCGCAGGGGGACCAGCCCCAGGCCATCGAACAGCTCGTCGCCCGGCTGCTCGCCGGCGAACGCGAACAGGTGCTTCTCGGGGTCACCGGCTCGGGCAAGACCTTCACCGTCGCCAAGGTGATCGAGCGGGTCGATCGTCCGACCCTCGTTCTCTCCCACAACAAGACGCTGGCCGCCCAGCTCTACCAGGAGTTCCGGGCGTTCTTCCCGCACAACGCGGTCGAGTACTTCGTCTCGTACTACGACTACTACCAGCCCGAGGCCTACGTCCCGCAGTCGGACACCTACATCGAGAAGGAAGTCAACATCAACGAGGAGATCGATCGCCTGCGATTGCGGGCGACGAAGTCGCTCTTCGAGCGGCGTGACGTCCTGATCGTCGCCTCGGTTTCGTGCATCTACGGTCTCGGCTCGCCTGAGGCGTTCTTCGGCATGCTGCTGATGCTCGAGCAAGGCAAGTCCCTCGACCTCGACGAGGCGCTGCGACGCCTGGCCGAGATGCAATACGAGCGGACCTCGCTCGACCTGTTCCACGGCGGCTTCCGTCTGCGCGGCGACACCCTGGAGATCCTGCCGGCGTACGACGATCGGGCGATTCGCGTGGAGTTCTTCGGTGACGAGATCGAGCGACTGGCGATCTTCGACCCGCTGCGCGGCGACGTGCTCGAGTCCCCCGACCGTGTCGCGCTCTATCCGAAGACGCACTACGTCACGCCGAAGGACCGGATGGAGAAGGCCATCGCCAGGATCCGCAGCGAGCTCGCCGAGCGGCTGGACCGACTCGAGCAGGAGGGCAAGCTGCTCGAACGGCAGCGCCTGGAACAGCGCACGCGCTTCGACCTCGAGATGCTCAAGGAGGTCGGGTACTGTCACGGGATCGAGAACTACGCGCGCCACCTCGCCGGGCGCCAGGCCGGAGAGCCGCCGCCGACGCTCCTCGACTACTTTCCTGACGACTTTCTCCTGGTCATCGACGAGAGCCACCAGACGGTTCCCCAGGTTCGCGGGATGTACCACGGCGACCGGTCGCGCAAGACGACGCTGGTCGATTTCGGGTTCCGGCTGCCGAGCGCGCTCGACAACCGCCCCCTGACCTTCGAGGAGTTCGACCGCCGGGTCGGTCAGCGGCTCTACGTCTCGGCGACGCCCGCCCCGTTCGAGCTCGAGCGTGCCGGCGGAGTGGTCGTCGAACAGCTGATCCGTCCGACCGGGTTGCTCGACCCGGCGATCGAGGTGCGACCGGCGCGCGGTCAGGTCGACGACCTGATCGGCCAGCTGCGCCAGACACTGGCGGCGAAGGAGCGTGCGCTGGTCACGACGCTGACCAAGAAGATGTCGGAGGAGCTGACGCAGTACCTGCTCGAGATCGGCATCAAGGTGCGATATCTGCACAGCGACGTCGAGACCCTCGAGCGCGTGCAGATCATCACCTCGTTGCGACGGGGCGAGTGCGACGTGCTCGTCGGCATCAACCTGCTGCGGGAGGGGCTCGACCTGCCCGAGGTCTCGCTGGTGGCGATCCTCGACGCCGACAAGGAGGGGTTCCTGCGGAGCGAGACCGCCCTGGTGCAGACGGCGGGGCGCGCAGCGCGGAACCTCAACGGCCGGGTGATCTTCTACGGCGACCGGATCACCGACTCGATGGCCCGGGCGATCGACGAGACGAGGCGACGGCGAGTGCGCCAGCAGGATTACAACACGGAGCATGGCATCGAGCCCCGCACCATCCTCAAGGACATCCACAATCCGCTCGTCGCCATGGCCAACCTCGACTACCACGAAGTCCCCGGCCGCTCTGCCGGCTGGGTGGCGGAGGACGAGTCGCAGCCGCTCGCCGAGCGAATCGCACGGCTGGAGAAGGAGATGCGGGCAGCCGCCAAACGGCTCGAGTTCGAGGAGGCCGCGATGCTGCGCGACCGCATCCGCGAGCTGCGGGAGTTGCAGGTCTTCAGCGGCTGA
- the spoVG gene encoding septation regulator SpoVG, translating to MEITEVKVFPVGDPKLRAFVSVVFDRCFMVNDIRVIEGKQGLFISMPNRRRRNGEFKDVAHPLNQETRSWIETRVLAEYERISDGGAPVPVAEGDDRRVGPRETEIRSVAETAANAATEKSLEEVQEAHLRESFWSLD from the coding sequence ATGGAGATCACCGAAGTCAAGGTCTTTCCAGTCGGGGATCCGAAGCTCAGAGCGTTCGTGTCGGTGGTCTTCGATCGCTGCTTCATGGTCAACGACATCCGGGTCATCGAGGGGAAGCAGGGCCTTTTCATCAGCATGCCGAACCGGCGCCGTCGCAACGGGGAGTTCAAGGACGTTGCTCACCCGCTGAATCAGGAGACCCGAAGCTGGATCGAAACCCGCGTTCTCGCCGAGTACGAGCGGATTTCGGACGGAGGGGCGCCGGTTCCGGTTGCCGAGGGCGACGATCGTCGCGTCGGGCCGCGGGAGACCGAGATCCGATCGGTCGCAGAGACGGCGGCGAACGCCGCCACGGAGAAGAGCCTGGAGGAGGTCCAGGAGGCTCATCTTCGGGAATCGTTCTGGTCGCTGGACTGA
- a CDS encoding 50S ribosomal protein L9 has translation MKIILLSDLRHRGRRGEIVDVKPGYARNFLFPNGMALVANDGNLKIFEQERKKIDARHAAERQAAAEIAARIAGIKLSLTKRATESGTLYGSVSVTEIAEALAAKGIEVDRRQIDLVGGIKTLGDHLVRVDLHSEIVAELAVSVAAAE, from the coding sequence ATGAAGATCATCCTGCTCAGTGATCTGCGCCACCGCGGCCGGCGGGGCGAGATCGTCGACGTCAAGCCCGGCTACGCGCGTAATTTCCTGTTCCCCAACGGCATGGCTCTGGTGGCCAACGACGGCAACCTGAAGATCTTCGAGCAGGAGCGCAAGAAGATCGACGCTCGCCACGCCGCCGAGCGTCAGGCCGCGGCGGAGATCGCCGCACGGATTGCCGGGATCAAGCTCTCCCTCACCAAGCGAGCCACCGAGTCGGGAACGCTCTACGGCTCGGTGAGCGTCACCGAGATCGCCGAGGCGCTCGCCGCCAAGGGGATCGAGGTCGATCGTCGGCAGATCGATCTCGTCGGCGGCATCAAGACGCTCGGCGATCACCTCGTCCGGGTCGATCTTCACAGTGAGATCGTCGCCGAGCTCGCCGTTTCCGTCGCCGCCGCCGAGTAG
- a CDS encoding class I SAM-dependent methyltransferase, translated as MTDREEVVGVPGSKEPGLDDFLGEPTRDLTAWQWLWAGDRRFPVRSHRGGILGRLLVLFKRLFRPLVQTPQNELWERQRIFNLILLEELRRHLDRFESHEDRLAGSERRSGWHEERLERLEAFWREGLYEVMRHNDGLFARVDQKMDRLRRESSDLWGRLGSALARSEAGDPASLSRVREEQLYLQLEARHRGTEAEIAERLAIYLPYFGGGEVLDLGCGRGEFLALLGERAIPARGVDSSAEMVATCRSKGLRVDEGDLLEALAASPPGGLGGIVSFHVVEHLPPPVIDRLIRLAWGALAPGGVLVLETPNPLSVVVAARSFWLDPTHVRPVHPEMLRVMLESAGFASVERVDLRPFPKDERLPEIDVARLSDELRPLADEVNRLRDRIDELLFGHRDFAMIARKP; from the coding sequence GTGACCGACCGCGAGGAGGTCGTCGGGGTACCCGGCTCGAAGGAGCCTGGCCTCGACGATTTCCTCGGTGAGCCGACCCGCGACCTGACGGCATGGCAGTGGCTGTGGGCCGGGGATCGACGATTCCCGGTCCGCAGTCACCGGGGCGGCATCCTCGGCCGCCTGCTGGTCCTCTTCAAACGCCTCTTCCGCCCGCTCGTCCAGACGCCCCAGAACGAACTCTGGGAGCGGCAGCGCATCTTCAATCTCATCCTTCTCGAGGAGCTGCGCCGCCACCTCGACCGGTTCGAGTCCCACGAGGACCGGCTCGCGGGGAGCGAGAGGCGATCCGGCTGGCACGAGGAGCGGCTCGAGCGGCTCGAGGCGTTCTGGCGAGAGGGCCTCTACGAGGTGATGCGCCACAACGATGGGCTCTTCGCTCGCGTCGACCAGAAGATGGACCGACTGCGGCGCGAAAGCTCCGACTTGTGGGGGCGCCTCGGATCCGCTCTGGCGCGGAGCGAGGCGGGGGACCCCGCCTCGCTCTCTCGCGTTCGGGAAGAGCAGCTGTATCTCCAACTCGAAGCACGGCACCGTGGAACCGAGGCAGAGATCGCCGAGCGGTTGGCGATCTACCTCCCCTATTTCGGCGGTGGGGAGGTCCTCGACCTGGGCTGCGGGCGGGGCGAGTTCCTGGCGCTACTCGGTGAGCGCGCGATTCCCGCGCGTGGCGTCGATTCGAGCGCGGAGATGGTCGCCACCTGCCGTTCCAAGGGACTTCGCGTCGATGAGGGCGATCTGCTCGAGGCGCTCGCCGCGAGTCCGCCAGGGGGGCTGGGCGGCATCGTGTCCTTCCACGTTGTCGAACACCTCCCGCCGCCGGTGATCGATCGACTGATCCGCCTCGCCTGGGGCGCTCTCGCGCCCGGCGGTGTGCTCGTCCTCGAGACGCCGAACCCGCTCTCGGTCGTGGTCGCGGCCCGGTCCTTCTGGCTCGATCCGACCCACGTGCGTCCGGTCCATCCCGAGATGCTCCGTGTCATGTTGGAATCGGCGGGCTTCGCCTCGGTCGAGAGGGTGGATCTGCGCCCCTTCCCCAAGGACGAGCGCCTTCCCGAGATCGACGTCGCGCGGCTCTCCGACGAGCTGCGACCGCTCGCCGACGAGGTCAATCGACTCCGGGATCGGATCGACGAACTCCTGTTCGGTCATCGCGATTTCGCGATGATCGCTCGCAAGCCCTGA
- a CDS encoding 50S ribosomal protein L25 encodes MEDLIIEVHKREETGDGPCGRLRRSGWVPGVVYGGGRENLSIRIEKKPLLEALEKGAGENRVFLLKLIGTDKSRHTMIRDMQVDAVSRQIVHIDFQRVLLDAKIRVKVRVELSGTAFGVKNEGGIVDFVSREVEVECLPTLIPQVIDVDLTDLHVGDHVAAKDLSLPSGVSLLGDPERIIASVAHARVEAEGTEGATPAEGKEPEVIKRGKPAEES; translated from the coding sequence ATGGAAGACCTGATCATCGAAGTTCACAAGCGGGAAGAGACCGGCGACGGGCCGTGCGGGAGGCTGCGGCGGAGCGGTTGGGTTCCTGGCGTCGTCTACGGCGGCGGACGCGAGAACCTGTCGATCCGCATCGAAAAGAAGCCGCTCCTCGAGGCGCTCGAGAAGGGCGCCGGCGAGAATCGCGTCTTCCTGCTCAAGCTGATCGGAACCGACAAGAGCCGGCATACGATGATTCGCGACATGCAGGTCGACGCCGTCTCGCGACAGATCGTTCACATCGACTTCCAGCGGGTGCTGCTGGACGCCAAGATCCGCGTCAAGGTCCGCGTCGAGCTGTCGGGCACGGCGTTCGGCGTCAAGAACGAGGGCGGCATCGTCGATTTCGTCAGCCGCGAGGTCGAAGTCGAGTGCCTGCCGACGCTGATCCCACAGGTCATCGACGTCGACCTCACCGACCTGCACGTCGGGGATCACGTCGCGGCCAAGGATCTCAGCCTGCCGTCCGGCGTCAGCCTGCTCGGCGATCCCGAGCGGATCATCGCCTCGGTGGCCCATGCCCGCGTCGAGGCCGAGGGGACGGAGGGTGCCACGCCCGCCGAAGGCAAGGAGCCCGAGGTGATCAAGCGCGGCAAGCCGGCCGAAGAGTCCTGA